One window of the Synergistaceae bacterium genome contains the following:
- a CDS encoding ABC transporter substrate-binding protein has translation MKKRVLFLTAMLVVAALALPAQASAKEVMIYSSMKDSQLAALKDAFMAKYPDIKMDYYTAGTGNVMTKLATEQQAGGIQADIIWVGDPTNYISFKEQGLLYAYDSPEAASIPAKLKDPDNFYTSGRVIMLGFVYNTDTVKREDVPKTWNELLDFDGYLAMTDPTFAGTTLYTVAGLVQHPDFGWDFFQKLKDKGILLERGSSAVVTKVGSGEYDVSVGVDYIARTMMAEGSPIDFAYPEDYIPVILSPIAIVKNTAHLEEAKLLFDYILSIEGQKILMEEYTAPVRPELALEGAPSLIEAAERILPVDDELLVAEKDELLKKFDSIFK, from the coding sequence ATGAAAAAGAGAGTATTGTTTCTGACAGCGATGCTTGTGGTGGCCGCACTGGCGCTTCCTGCTCAGGCTTCGGCCAAAGAGGTCATGATCTACTCCTCGATGAAGGACTCCCAGCTGGCGGCTCTGAAGGACGCTTTCATGGCCAAGTACCCGGACATCAAGATGGACTACTACACAGCGGGCACCGGCAACGTGATGACCAAGCTGGCGACCGAGCAGCAGGCGGGAGGCATCCAGGCCGACATCATCTGGGTCGGCGACCCGACCAACTACATCTCCTTCAAGGAGCAGGGGCTTCTGTACGCCTACGACTCCCCCGAGGCGGCCAGCATCCCGGCCAAGCTGAAGGACCCAGACAACTTCTACACATCGGGGCGAGTGATCATGCTGGGCTTCGTCTACAACACCGACACAGTCAAGCGAGAGGACGTTCCGAAGACATGGAACGAGCTGCTTGATTTCGACGGCTACCTTGCGATGACCGACCCGACATTCGCCGGCACCACCCTGTACACTGTAGCTGGCCTTGTGCAGCACCCGGACTTCGGATGGGACTTCTTCCAGAAGCTGAAGGACAAGGGCATTCTGCTCGAGAGAGGATCGAGCGCGGTGGTCACAAAGGTAGGGTCCGGCGAGTACGACGTCAGCGTCGGAGTCGACTACATAGCCAGGACTATGATGGCCGAGGGCTCCCCAATCGACTTCGCCTATCCGGAGGACTACATCCCGGTCATCCTCAGCCCGATCGCCATAGTGAAGAACACTGCGCACCTGGAGGAGGCGAAGCTGCTTTTCGACTACATACTCTCCATTGAAGGGCAGAAAATACTGATGGAGGAGTACACCGCGCCCGTCCGTCCGGAGCTCGCTCTGGAGGGCGCCCCCTCCCTGATCGAGGCGGCGGAGAGAATTCTCCCCGTCGATGACGAGCTTCTCGTGGCGGAGAAGGACGAGCTTCTGAAGAAGTTCGACAGCATATTCAAGTAG